A genomic window from Nocardioides rotundus includes:
- a CDS encoding HAD-IA family hydrolase, translated as MNEVVLFDNDGVLVDSLDVTDRAWTQWSEEYGLDPAEVLGGIHGRPAWMSMEVLLPPEQRAEGLERIVEIELAGSHDLRPIPGAVELLDSIPADRAAIFTSATHALGLARLTSAGIPIPKVLLTAEDVTLGKPEPEGWITAARLLGAKPADAVVLEDSRNGILAARAAGVGRVIGVGEATRDYDVDAVVPDLTACRWDGERLVVD; from the coding sequence GTGAACGAGGTCGTGCTGTTCGACAACGACGGGGTCCTGGTGGACTCCCTCGACGTCACCGACCGTGCCTGGACGCAGTGGTCGGAGGAGTACGGCCTGGACCCGGCCGAGGTGCTCGGCGGCATCCACGGGCGCCCCGCGTGGATGAGCATGGAGGTGCTGCTGCCGCCCGAGCAGCGGGCCGAGGGGCTGGAGCGGATCGTCGAGATCGAGCTCGCCGGCAGTCACGACCTCCGGCCGATCCCCGGGGCGGTCGAGCTGCTCGACTCGATCCCAGCCGACCGCGCGGCGATCTTCACCTCCGCGACGCACGCGCTGGGGCTGGCCCGGCTCACGTCCGCGGGCATCCCGATCCCGAAGGTGCTGCTCACCGCCGAGGACGTGACCCTCGGCAAGCCCGAGCCGGAGGGGTGGATCACCGCCGCCCGGCTGCTCGGCGCGAAGCCCGCCGACGCGGTCGTGCTCGAGGACAGCCGCAACGGCATCCTCGCGGCCCGCGCCGCCGGGGTCGGCCGGGTGATCGGGGTCGGCGAGGCCACGCGGGACTACGACGTCGACGCCGTGGTCCCCGACCTTACCGCCTGCCGCTGGGACGGCGAGCGCCTCGTCGTCGACTGA
- a CDS encoding nucleoside deaminase → MDEALVEARAALATGDVPIGAVVLDPAGEVLGRGRNLREAHADPTGHAEVVALRDAAGRRGEWRLDGHTLVVTLEPCTMCAGAAVLARVERVVFGPFDEKAGAVGSLWDVVRDRRLNHRPEVVAGVRSEEASGLLRDFFARRREEEA, encoded by the coding sequence ATGGACGAGGCGCTCGTCGAGGCACGGGCCGCGCTGGCCACCGGCGACGTGCCGATCGGCGCCGTCGTGCTCGACCCCGCCGGCGAGGTCCTGGGCCGGGGGCGCAACCTGCGCGAGGCCCACGCCGACCCGACGGGGCATGCCGAAGTGGTGGCACTCCGGGACGCTGCCGGGCGTCGGGGCGAGTGGCGGCTGGACGGGCACACCCTGGTCGTGACGCTGGAGCCGTGCACCATGTGCGCCGGGGCCGCCGTACTCGCCCGGGTGGAGCGGGTGGTCTTCGGCCCCTTCGACGAGAAGGCCGGAGCGGTCGGATCCCTGTGGGACGTGGTGCGCGACCGCCGGCTCAACCACCGGCCCGAGGTGGTCGCCGGGGTGCGCTCGGAGGAGGCGTCGGGGCTGCTGCGAGACTTCTTCGCGCGCCGGCGTGAGGAGGAAGCGTGA
- a CDS encoding tRNA adenosine deaminase-associated protein produces the protein MSSDELGGPAGIEVDYALAAYPVEDEEWELADISPDHVTDLDTFLAALRQCADDVLGVVAIDEAFFVLARVEGKDARLLLSDVTAADEWPLAKDVVERLGLPLPEDDDDPVPAGDLELVDDLGVDAVELAQLLDDEDLVPDDVLSEVAAGLGFGELFDEAVGLETA, from the coding sequence GTGAGCAGCGACGAGCTGGGGGGACCGGCCGGCATCGAGGTCGACTACGCCCTCGCGGCCTACCCGGTCGAGGACGAGGAGTGGGAGCTGGCGGACATCTCGCCGGACCATGTCACCGACCTGGACACCTTCCTCGCCGCGCTGCGTCAGTGTGCCGACGACGTGCTCGGGGTCGTGGCGATCGACGAGGCGTTCTTCGTGCTCGCCCGCGTCGAGGGCAAGGACGCGCGGCTGCTGCTCTCCGACGTCACCGCCGCCGACGAGTGGCCGCTGGCCAAGGACGTCGTGGAGCGCCTCGGCCTGCCCCTGCCCGAGGACGACGACGACCCCGTGCCGGCCGGCGACCTCGAGCTGGTCGACGACCTCGGCGTCGACGCCGTCGAGCTCGCCCAGCTGCTCGACGACGAGGACCTGGTCCCCGACGACGTGCTCTCCGAGGTGGCCGCCGGCCTGGGCTTCGGCGAGCTCTTCGACGAGGCCGTGGGGCTCGAGACCGCGTGA
- a CDS encoding type II toxin-antitoxin system PemK/MazF family toxin, whose protein sequence is MRRGDIHWVDLGRPDGGSAPAKRRPVVIIQSDDFNRSRLATTIAVVVTSNTALAAMPGNVFLPTAATGLSRDSVANVTALVTLDRRDLDPHPAGQVPGHLLDEIAEGIRRVLALS, encoded by the coding sequence GTGAGGCGCGGGGACATCCATTGGGTCGACCTCGGGCGGCCCGACGGGGGTAGCGCGCCGGCGAAGCGCCGACCTGTGGTCATCATCCAGTCCGACGACTTCAACCGGAGTCGGCTGGCCACGACGATCGCGGTGGTGGTGACGTCCAACACCGCTCTGGCCGCCATGCCCGGCAATGTGTTCCTCCCGACGGCAGCAACCGGCCTGTCGAGGGACTCGGTGGCCAACGTGACGGCGCTGGTGACGCTGGACCGGCGGGACCTGGACCCACACCCGGCGGGGCAGGTGCCCGGGCACCTGCTCGATGAGATCGCGGAGGGCATCCGGCGCGTGCTCGCCCTGTCCTAG
- a CDS encoding ribbon-helix-helix domain-containing protein, with protein MKTAISVPDRTFERAERAAQRHGLNRSQLYATAVERYLDELEAGDLTAAIDAVVEVANADHATGDAASAGRRVVADGDEEW; from the coding sequence GTGAAGACTGCCATCTCCGTCCCCGATCGCACCTTCGAGCGCGCCGAGCGCGCGGCCCAGCGCCACGGCCTCAACCGGTCGCAGCTCTACGCCACCGCGGTCGAGCGCTATCTCGACGAGCTGGAGGCGGGTGACCTGACAGCGGCCATCGACGCCGTGGTCGAAGTGGCGAACGCCGACCACGCGACCGGCGACGCGGCGAGCGCCGGGCGCCGGGTGGTGGCGGACGGCGACGAGGAGTGGTGA
- the upp gene encoding uracil phosphoribosyltransferase encodes MRTLVVDHPLVAHKLTALRDERTSSPEFRRLTDELVTLLAYEATRDVRVEEYDVRTPVAPMTGTRLSTPRPLVVPILRAGLGMLDGMMRLLPTAEVGFLGMVRNEETLEATTYAERLPQDLSGRQCYVVDPMLATGGTLAAAIRFLVDRGADDITAICLLAAPEGRDNLEAGLEGVDVPVTVVTGAMDERLNEKGYIVPGLGDAGDRLYGLAE; translated from the coding sequence ATGCGCACCCTCGTCGTGGACCACCCGCTCGTCGCCCACAAGCTCACGGCGCTGCGCGACGAGCGCACCTCCTCGCCGGAGTTCCGCCGGCTCACCGACGAGCTGGTGACGCTGCTGGCCTACGAGGCCACGCGCGACGTTCGGGTCGAGGAGTACGACGTCCGCACGCCGGTCGCGCCGATGACCGGCACCCGGCTGTCCACACCGCGCCCCCTCGTGGTGCCCATCCTCCGCGCCGGTCTCGGCATGCTCGACGGGATGATGCGGCTGCTGCCGACGGCCGAGGTGGGCTTCCTCGGGATGGTGCGCAACGAGGAGACGCTGGAGGCGACGACGTACGCCGAGCGCCTTCCGCAGGACCTGTCCGGCCGGCAGTGCTACGTCGTCGACCCGATGCTCGCCACCGGCGGCACGCTTGCGGCGGCCATCCGGTTCCTCGTCGATCGCGGCGCGGACGACATCACCGCGATCTGCCTGCTCGCCGCGCCGGAGGGGCGGGACAACCTCGAGGCGGGCCTGGAGGGCGTCGACGTCCCGGTCACGGTCGTCACCGGCGCCATGGACGAGCGGCTGAACGAGAAGGGCTACATCGTGCCCGGCCTGGGCGACGCCGGGGACCGGCTCTACGGGCTCGCGGAGTAG
- a CDS encoding Re/Si-specific NAD(P)(+) transhydrogenase subunit alpha, whose amino-acid sequence MRIGIPRESKSGETLVAATVKTAEQLQKLGYDVVVEAGAGEQADQLDDAFAAADVRVGDGGEVWDSDIVVKVQAPTDEEIGRLHRGATVVSLMAPARSPELIEKLEAAGVTALAMDAVPRISRAQSMDVLSSMANVAGYRAVIEAAHVFGRQFTGQVTAAGKVPPARVFVVGAGVAGLAAIGTAGSMGAVVRAFDVRTEVAEQVESMGAEFVVVDMEVEKSADGYAKEMTAEQEAATAQMYAEEAEAADIVITTALIPGRPAPKLIDAATVAKMRPGSVIVDMAAANGGNVEGTVADELVVTDNGVTIIGFTDLASRLAAQTSQLYGTNIVNLMKLLTPEKDGQLTLDMDDVVQRGITVTRDGESMWPPPPVQVSAAPDPEPAKEPEPEEPPKPPDPRKKVYAAALGAVVFALIAAVSPPEFLSHFTVFALAVFVGYYVISNVAHALHTPLMSETNAISGIILVGGILQVGSDNPLVASLAVVAVLVASINIFGGFLVTLRMLEMFRKD is encoded by the coding sequence GTGCGCATCGGCATCCCCCGCGAGTCCAAGTCCGGTGAGACCCTCGTCGCCGCCACCGTCAAGACCGCCGAGCAGCTGCAGAAGCTCGGCTACGACGTGGTCGTCGAGGCGGGTGCCGGCGAGCAGGCCGACCAGCTCGACGACGCCTTCGCCGCCGCCGACGTCCGCGTGGGCGACGGCGGCGAGGTCTGGGACAGCGACATCGTCGTGAAGGTCCAGGCGCCCACCGACGAGGAGATCGGCCGGCTGCACCGCGGCGCCACGGTCGTCTCCCTGATGGCTCCCGCGCGCTCTCCCGAGCTGATCGAGAAGCTCGAGGCCGCCGGCGTCACCGCGCTCGCGATGGACGCCGTCCCCCGCATCTCCCGCGCCCAGTCGATGGACGTGCTCTCCTCGATGGCCAACGTCGCGGGCTACCGCGCGGTGATCGAGGCCGCGCACGTCTTCGGTCGGCAGTTCACCGGCCAGGTCACCGCCGCGGGCAAGGTCCCGCCGGCGCGGGTCTTCGTCGTCGGCGCCGGCGTCGCCGGGCTCGCCGCGATCGGCACGGCGGGGTCCATGGGCGCGGTGGTCCGCGCGTTCGACGTACGCACCGAGGTGGCCGAGCAGGTCGAGTCGATGGGCGCGGAGTTCGTGGTCGTGGACATGGAGGTGGAGAAGTCCGCCGACGGCTACGCCAAGGAGATGACGGCCGAGCAGGAGGCCGCGACGGCGCAGATGTACGCCGAGGAGGCCGAGGCCGCGGACATCGTCATCACCACCGCTCTCATCCCGGGACGACCCGCGCCGAAGCTGATCGACGCCGCCACCGTGGCGAAGATGCGGCCTGGCTCGGTGATCGTCGACATGGCCGCCGCCAACGGCGGCAACGTCGAGGGCACCGTCGCCGACGAGCTGGTCGTGACCGACAACGGCGTGACCATCATCGGCTTCACCGACCTCGCCTCGCGGCTGGCCGCGCAGACCTCCCAGCTCTATGGCACCAACATCGTCAACCTGATGAAGCTGCTCACCCCGGAGAAGGACGGGCAGCTCACGTTGGACATGGACGACGTCGTCCAGCGCGGCATCACCGTCACCCGCGACGGGGAGTCCATGTGGCCGCCGCCGCCCGTGCAGGTCTCGGCCGCGCCAGACCCCGAACCGGCGAAGGAGCCCGAGCCGGAGGAGCCCCCGAAGCCGCCGGACCCGCGGAAGAAGGTGTACGCCGCCGCGCTGGGCGCGGTGGTCTTCGCACTCATCGCGGCCGTCAGCCCGCCGGAGTTCCTCTCCCACTTCACCGTCTTCGCCCTCGCGGTGTTCGTGGGCTACTACGTGATCTCCAACGTCGCGCACGCCCTGCACACGCCGCTGATGAGCGAGACCAACGCGATCTCCGGGATCATCCTGGTCGGCGGGATCCTGCAGGTCGGCAGCGACAACCCGTTGGTCGCCTCGCTCGCCGTCGTCGCCGTGCTGGTCGCCTCGATCAACATCTTCGGTGGCTTCCTGGTGACGCTGCGCATGCTCGAGATGTTCCGGAAGGACTGA
- the pntB gene encoding Re/Si-specific NAD(P)(+) transhydrogenase subunit beta yields MTDILQSERLDGLVQGAYVIAGVLFIFALAGLSKHETAKRGNVFGMVGMVIALAATIVLALRQTELPGYTDSVGLTALLIAVPMVVGGLIGAWRARTVEMTGMPELVAMLHSFVGLAAVLVGFNSFFEPGEEKTGAMEQIHAVEVYLGVFIGAVTFTGSIVAFLKLSAKMKSKPLTLPGRHLLNLGIILVSIGLMVWFMSAHSVIPLIIMTVLALILGFHLVAAIGGGDMPVVVSMLNSYSGWAAAAAGFMLSNDLLIITGSLVGSSGAILSYIMCKAMNRSFVSVIAGGFGSDGAVSGEERDYGEHREIMADAAAELLGDAKSVVITPGYGMATAQAQYAVADLTAKLRAKGVDVRFGIHPVAGRLPGHMNVLLAEAKVPYDIVLEMDEINDDLPETDVVLVIGANDTVNPAAVEEPGSPISGMPVLEVWNAKDVIVFKRSMATGYAGVQNPLFFRENTRMLFGDAKEQVEAITRDL; encoded by the coding sequence ATGACCGACATCCTGCAGTCCGAGCGCCTGGACGGCCTGGTCCAGGGCGCCTACGTCATCGCCGGCGTGCTGTTCATCTTCGCCCTCGCCGGCCTGAGCAAGCACGAGACCGCCAAGCGCGGCAACGTCTTCGGCATGGTCGGCATGGTCATCGCGCTGGCCGCGACCATCGTGCTGGCGCTGCGGCAGACCGAGCTGCCGGGCTACACCGACTCCGTCGGCCTCACGGCCCTGCTGATCGCCGTACCCATGGTCGTCGGCGGCCTGATCGGCGCCTGGCGCGCCCGCACGGTCGAGATGACCGGCATGCCCGAGCTGGTGGCGATGCTGCACAGCTTCGTCGGCCTCGCCGCGGTGCTGGTCGGCTTCAACTCCTTCTTCGAGCCCGGTGAGGAGAAGACCGGGGCGATGGAGCAGATCCATGCCGTCGAGGTCTACCTCGGGGTCTTCATCGGCGCGGTCACCTTCACCGGCTCGATCGTCGCGTTCCTCAAGCTGAGCGCCAAGATGAAGTCCAAGCCGTTGACGCTGCCCGGTCGGCATCTGCTGAACCTGGGGATCATCCTGGTCTCGATCGGCCTGATGGTCTGGTTCATGTCGGCGCACTCGGTGATCCCGCTGATCATCATGACGGTGCTCGCGCTGATCCTCGGCTTCCACCTGGTGGCGGCGATCGGCGGTGGCGACATGCCGGTCGTGGTGTCGATGCTCAACTCCTACTCCGGCTGGGCCGCCGCGGCCGCGGGCTTCATGCTCAGCAACGACCTGCTGATCATCACCGGCTCCCTGGTCGGCTCCTCCGGTGCGATCCTGAGCTACATCATGTGCAAGGCGATGAACCGCTCGTTCGTCTCCGTCATCGCCGGCGGATTCGGCTCCGACGGCGCGGTCTCGGGTGAGGAGCGCGACTACGGCGAGCACCGGGAGATCATGGCCGACGCCGCCGCCGAGCTGCTGGGCGACGCGAAGTCGGTGGTCATCACGCCCGGCTACGGCATGGCCACCGCGCAGGCGCAGTACGCCGTCGCCGACCTCACCGCCAAGCTGCGGGCCAAGGGGGTCGACGTCCGTTTCGGCATCCACCCGGTCGCCGGACGGCTGCCGGGGCACATGAACGTGCTGCTGGCCGAGGCGAAGGTGCCCTACGACATCGTGCTCGAGATGGACGAGATCAACGACGACCTCCCCGAGACCGACGTCGTCCTGGTCATCGGCGCCAACGACACGGTCAACCCGGCGGCGGTCGAGGAGCCCGGCTCCCCGATCTCCGGCATGCCGGTGCTGGAGGTGTGGAACGCCAAGGACGTGATCGTCTTCAAGCGGTCCATGGCCACCGGCTACGCCGGCGTGCAGAACCCGCTGTTCTTCCGGGAGAACACCCGGATGCTCTTCGGGGACGCCAAGGAGCAGGTGGAGGCGATCACCCGCGACCTGTGA
- the thpR gene encoding RNA 2',3'-cyclic phosphodiesterase, whose protein sequence is MRMFVALVPPESTLEHLEEFLDPRRDAAAFRWTAPEQVHVTLAFAEDVPERALDDLGDRLERAAAKRTAFDTRIAGGGAFPNAARARVLWAGLDLTEDSRTELDRLATGARAAMSKAGAEVAGQRFRPHLTVARLGRPQEVSNWVRLLDAYTGPTWRADRIALVASYLGEGPRGRPRHEIVATYPLG, encoded by the coding sequence ATGAGGATGTTCGTCGCTCTGGTCCCGCCCGAGAGCACGCTGGAGCATCTGGAGGAGTTCCTCGACCCGCGGCGCGACGCGGCGGCGTTCCGCTGGACCGCGCCGGAGCAGGTGCACGTGACGCTCGCCTTCGCCGAGGACGTGCCCGAGCGGGCCCTGGACGACCTCGGCGACCGGCTGGAGCGGGCGGCGGCCAAGCGGACGGCCTTCGACACCCGGATCGCCGGCGGCGGCGCCTTCCCGAACGCCGCGCGGGCCCGAGTTCTCTGGGCCGGGCTGGACCTCACCGAGGACTCCCGCACCGAGCTCGACCGGCTGGCCACCGGTGCTCGGGCCGCGATGTCCAAGGCGGGCGCCGAGGTCGCGGGCCAGCGCTTCCGTCCGCACCTGACGGTGGCCCGGCTCGGCCGGCCACAGGAGGTCAGCAACTGGGTGCGGCTGCTCGACGCCTACACCGGGCCGACCTGGCGTGCTGACCGGATCGCCCTGGTCGCGTCGTACCTCGGGGAGGGCCCCCGAGGCCGGCCGCGCCACGAGATCGTGGCGACCTACCCGCTCGGCTGA
- a CDS encoding ABC transporter ATP-binding protein, which yields MSTSVTFDQATRTYPGSTTPAVDALDLEIEPGELLVLVGPSGSGKSTALRMLAGLEEVTSGRVLIGDRDVTNAPPKDRDIAMVFQNYALYPHMSVADNMGFALKVAGRPKDEIAERVREAARVLDLEDYLDRKPKALSGGQRQRVAMGRAIVRQPRVFCMDEPLSNLDAKLRVSTRTQIAALQRRLGITTVYVTHDQVEAMTMGDRVAVLKDGVLQQVDTPLNLYDRPANAFVAGFIGSPAMNLGTFEVDGEDALVGSARVPLPRETRAALTGSTVVLGFRPEALQPASESDPGAFAVRALVVEELGSDAYLYGDPLDADELRSDHLVARVAPRSVPEKGATVHFTVAPGGLHAFDPETGVALPA from the coding sequence ATGTCGACGTCGGTCACCTTCGACCAGGCCACCCGGACCTACCCGGGGAGTACGACGCCCGCCGTCGACGCCCTCGACCTGGAGATCGAGCCCGGCGAGCTGCTCGTCCTCGTCGGCCCGTCGGGCAGCGGGAAGTCCACGGCGCTGCGGATGCTCGCGGGCCTGGAGGAGGTCACCTCGGGACGCGTGCTCATCGGCGACCGGGACGTGACGAACGCGCCGCCGAAGGACCGCGACATCGCGATGGTGTTCCAGAACTACGCGCTCTATCCGCACATGAGCGTCGCGGACAACATGGGCTTCGCGCTCAAGGTCGCGGGCAGGCCGAAGGACGAGATCGCCGAGCGGGTGCGCGAGGCGGCCCGGGTGCTCGACCTGGAGGACTACCTCGACCGCAAGCCGAAGGCGCTCTCGGGCGGCCAGCGGCAGCGGGTGGCGATGGGCCGGGCGATCGTCCGGCAGCCGCGGGTGTTCTGCATGGACGAGCCGCTGTCGAACCTGGACGCCAAGCTGCGCGTCTCCACCCGCACCCAGATCGCGGCGCTGCAGCGCCGACTGGGGATCACCACCGTCTACGTCACCCACGACCAGGTGGAAGCGATGACGATGGGCGACCGGGTCGCGGTGCTCAAGGACGGCGTGCTGCAGCAGGTGGACACCCCGCTCAACCTCTACGACCGCCCCGCCAACGCGTTCGTCGCCGGGTTCATCGGGTCGCCGGCGATGAACCTCGGGACCTTCGAGGTCGACGGCGAGGACGCGCTCGTGGGCAGCGCGCGGGTGCCGCTGCCGCGCGAGACGCGGGCCGCGCTGACCGGCTCCACCGTGGTCCTGGGGTTCCGGCCCGAGGCGCTGCAGCCGGCGAGCGAGTCCGACCCGGGCGCGTTCGCCGTGCGTGCGCTGGTCGTGGAGGAGCTCGGCTCGGACGCCTATCTGTACGGCGACCCGCTCGACGCCGACGAGCTCCGCAGCGACCACCTGGTGGCCCGGGTGGCGCCCCGGTCGGTGCCGGAGAAGGGCGCGACCGTGCACTTCACCGTGGCGCCCGGCGGACTGCACGCCTTCGACCCCGAGACCGGGGTCGCCCTCCCCGCCTGA
- a CDS encoding DUF2231 domain-containing protein — protein sequence MFDTIGGLPLHPLVIHAVVVLGPLAGILLMAYVLMPRWRGGLRWPTLGLAAVAAVSAWVAEQSGEALEARIGEPRLGHADAGELAVKALYVLLAVTAVVVLLLLRPGAQRGAAGMLAVGLAVLAAGFAGYAVFDAGHSGASSVWLPRIANTTGGDG from the coding sequence ATGTTCGACACGATCGGCGGCCTGCCGCTGCATCCGCTGGTGATCCACGCGGTGGTCGTCCTCGGGCCGCTGGCCGGCATCCTGCTGATGGCCTACGTGCTGATGCCGCGCTGGCGGGGCGGGTTGCGCTGGCCGACGCTCGGGCTGGCCGCCGTGGCGGCCGTGTCCGCCTGGGTCGCCGAGCAGAGCGGCGAGGCCCTCGAGGCGCGGATCGGGGAGCCCAGGCTCGGCCACGCCGATGCGGGCGAGCTCGCGGTCAAGGCGCTCTACGTGTTGCTCGCGGTGACCGCGGTCGTCGTACTGCTCCTCCTGCGGCCGGGAGCGCAGCGCGGCGCGGCGGGGATGCTCGCGGTCGGCCTCGCCGTGCTCGCCGCCGGGTTCGCCGGGTACGCCGTCTTCGACGCCGGCCACTCCGGCGCGTCGAGCGTGTGGCTGCCCCGGATCGCCAACACCACGGGCGGCGACGGGTAG
- a CDS encoding VIT1/CCC1 transporter family protein, producing the protein MSTQLDPEQIEPEQHAAEPHAGSVAGRLNWLRAGVLGANDGIVSVAGLVMGVAGATSDRSTIMVAGVAGLVAGALSMAAGEYVSVSTQSDSERALLAKERRELDEMPEEELAELAHLYEEKGLSPELARRVAVELTENNALEAHAEVELGLDPDEITSPWQAALASMVAFTVGALLPLLTIVLTPPEHRLWVTVASVAAALAVTGWTSARLGYGPTGRAVVRNVLGGLLAMGVTFLIGSLFGTQLG; encoded by the coding sequence GTGAGCACGCAACTGGACCCCGAGCAGATCGAGCCGGAGCAGCACGCCGCCGAGCCGCACGCCGGCTCCGTGGCCGGCCGGCTCAACTGGCTGCGCGCGGGAGTGCTGGGCGCCAACGACGGCATCGTGTCCGTGGCCGGCCTGGTGATGGGCGTCGCGGGCGCGACCAGCGACCGCTCGACGATCATGGTCGCCGGGGTCGCGGGCCTGGTCGCGGGTGCGCTCAGCATGGCGGCCGGCGAGTATGTCTCGGTCTCCACCCAGTCCGACTCCGAGCGGGCGCTGCTGGCCAAGGAGCGGCGTGAGCTGGACGAGATGCCCGAGGAGGAGCTGGCCGAGCTGGCCCACCTCTACGAGGAGAAGGGCCTCAGCCCCGAGCTGGCCCGCCGGGTCGCGGTCGAGCTCACCGAGAACAACGCCCTCGAGGCGCACGCCGAGGTCGAGCTCGGCCTGGACCCCGACGAGATCACCAGCCCCTGGCAGGCCGCCCTGGCCTCGATGGTCGCCTTCACCGTCGGCGCCCTGCTGCCGCTGCTGACCATCGTGCTGACGCCGCCGGAGCACCGGCTCTGGGTGACCGTCGCCAGCGTCGCGGCCGCGCTCGCCGTGACCGGCTGGACCAGCGCCCGACTCGGCTACGGGCCCACCGGCCGGGCCGTCGTACGCAACGTCCTCGGCGGCCTGCTCGCCATGGGCGTCACCTTCCTCATCGGGTCGCTCTTCGGCACTCAGTTGGGCTGA
- a CDS encoding acyl-CoA dehydrogenase family protein has translation MKREIYDEDHEAFRSSVKEFLDREVVPNLDTYAENHGLDREFWLAAGKQGFLGLEIPEQYGGMEAGDYRFNAVLTEELAKVNMTLPSCVGIHADICAPYLVHLTTDEQKERWLPRFCSGELLTAIGMTEPSGGSDLANLKTTAVRDGDDWILNGSKTFITNGGSADLVIVAARTSPEKKAKGISLFGVDTSLPGYSIGRVLDKVGQDESDTAELAFEDVRVSNDDLIGPLDTGFISMMQFLPQERLGSAITNLAHAAEILRETIEYAKERKAFGQPIGAFQNTQFLLADLTTRVEVAQAYVDQAVLAHTRGELSAVDAAKAKWWTSQVQNDVLDHCVQVFGGYGYMNEYRVARAWRDARVTKIWAGSNEIMKMLIARDLGL, from the coding sequence ATGAAGCGCGAGATCTATGACGAGGACCACGAGGCCTTCCGCTCCTCGGTCAAGGAGTTCCTGGACCGCGAGGTCGTGCCGAACCTCGACACCTACGCCGAGAACCACGGGCTGGACCGTGAGTTCTGGCTCGCTGCGGGCAAGCAGGGCTTCCTGGGCCTGGAGATCCCCGAGCAGTACGGCGGCATGGAGGCCGGCGACTACCGCTTCAACGCCGTCCTCACCGAGGAGCTCGCCAAGGTCAACATGACCCTGCCGAGCTGCGTGGGGATCCACGCCGACATCTGCGCCCCGTACCTGGTCCACCTCACCACCGACGAGCAGAAGGAGCGCTGGCTGCCGAGGTTCTGCTCCGGCGAGCTGCTCACCGCGATCGGCATGACCGAGCCGTCCGGCGGCTCGGACCTCGCGAACCTCAAGACCACCGCGGTCCGCGACGGCGACGACTGGATCCTCAACGGGTCGAAGACCTTCATCACCAACGGCGGCTCGGCCGACCTGGTGATCGTCGCGGCCCGCACCAGCCCGGAGAAGAAGGCCAAGGGGATCTCGCTGTTCGGCGTCGACACCTCGCTGCCCGGGTACTCCATCGGCCGGGTGCTGGACAAGGTCGGCCAGGACGAGTCCGACACCGCCGAGCTCGCCTTCGAGGACGTCCGGGTCAGCAACGACGACCTGATCGGTCCGCTCGACACCGGCTTCATCTCGATGATGCAGTTCCTGCCTCAGGAGCGGCTCGGGTCGGCGATCACCAACCTCGCGCACGCCGCGGAGATCCTGCGCGAGACGATCGAGTACGCCAAGGAGCGCAAGGCCTTCGGCCAGCCGATCGGCGCCTTCCAGAACACCCAGTTCCTCCTCGCGGACCTCACGACGCGGGTCGAGGTCGCCCAGGCGTACGTCGACCAGGCGGTCCTCGCGCACACCCGCGGCGAGCTCTCCGCGGTGGACGCGGCCAAGGCGAAGTGGTGGACCTCGCAGGTGCAGAACGACGTCCTGGACCACTGCGTCCAGGTCTTCGGCGGCTACGGCTACATGAACGAGTACCGGGTCGCCCGCGCCTGGCGGGACGCCCGCGTCACCAAGATCTGGGCCGGCTCGAACGAGATCATGAAGATGCTCATCGCTCGCGACCTGGGGCTCTGA